The DNA window TGTCGCGGTCGCAGTCCACCCATCGCCGTCGCCGGTGTTGATCACCAGCGTCACGCCATCGGTCGCCGTTAGATCCGCGATGTTGGCGATGTCGGAGGCGTAGGTGTAGGTGTTCTCGGGATAGTACATCTCCTGCGCGGTCCGGAGCTGATTCAGGTCGGACTGCATCGCCGACACGTAAGCCCGCTCGCGGGCGGCGCCGAATCGCGGAATCGCGATCGCGGCCAGGATGCCGATGATCACGACCACGATCAACAGCTCGATGAGGGTGAATCCCTTCTTGTTCATGATTCCACTCCTTGGTGACTGAATGAGTCCCGAGAGATCCCGGTCAGACGACCGGTCCGGCGGCCACTGCCGCGAACCCTTTTTGCAAAGGGAGATCCAGGATGCGGCACGGATTGTTTAAATCTTCTTGTAACAACGACTTACAATGATTGTGGCCGACGCGACCCCCGGCGCGAGGAACCCGTCCGTTCTTGGATTCTGCGAGACTCTTGCAGGATGAGAGGGCCCGGCACCCGGGGCCGGAACCCGCTCGGGAGGCCCTAATCCTCCCCTCGGAGAAGGGCCTCGGACATAGCGAAATAGGCCCCGTTGCGCCTGGGTCCCCGGCCGCTCACCGGGTACCACCGGCCATGGATCCAACTCCACCGGTCGACCGCTGGGATCACCCGCTCCAGGGATCCATCGTGGGGCGGGTCCACTTCGGCGCCCGCGGCGGGAGGAGGTTGCAGCGGAGAATGTGCCAGATCGCGGCGATTCCATCGCGCCAGCCGATCTTTTTCCCCTCGTCGTACGAGCGCCCGCGGTAGGAGACCGGGACTTCGTAGATCCTCGCCCCCGCCTGGGAGAGACGCGCGGTCAGCTCCGGCTCGATCCCGAATCGGTCGCGCGTGAGCGGGAGGGTGACCAGGAGATCCCTACGGATCACCTTGTAACAGGTCTCCATGTCCGAGAGATCGAGATCGGTGAGGAGATTTGAAAGAAAAGTGACGATCACGTTCCCCAAGCGGTGCGAGAAGAGATGGACCCGCCGCGGGCCGCCGAGGAAGCGCGACCCGTAAACCGCATCCGCCCATCCCTGGAGAATCGGAGTCAGGAGTGCCGGGAACTCCATCGGATCGTACTCCAGATCCGAGTCCTGCACGACGACCACGTCACCGGTCGCCCTCGCGAACCCCGACTGAAGCGCCGCTCCTTTCCCCCGGTTTCGCACGTGGAGCAGAAGGTCGTCCACGACTCCCTCCTTCTCGAGGCGGGAAAGGATCTCCGTCGTCCCGTCCGTGGATCCGTCATCCACCGCGACGATCTCGATATTGAGCGGGACCTCGCGAACCCGTTTGAGCAGAGCCTCTACTGTGTGGACCTCGTTGTAGACGGGGACGACGACCGAAAGTCGGACCCGGTCCCAGGGGAGCCCGGAGGCCGGACTCATGCCCGGTTCACGACTCGTCGAGCCCGTACCGGCTGATCTTCCGGTAGAGGGTGGAGGGATCTATTCCGAGGACTTCCGCGGCCCGCGTCTTGTTTCCCTCTTCCGCTTGGAGGACCCATTGGATGTACGCCCGCTCGATGACCTCCATGGTGGGGTTCGCGGGGGGCTCGCTGTCCACCAACCGGGGGGGCGGCGGCCTTCCGATGCGTTCCGGGAGCGTCGCGAGCTCGATTCCGGGCCCGGCGCTCAGGACCGCGGCCCGCTCGATGGCGTTCTCGAGCTCGCGGACATTCCCGGGCCAATCGTAGTTCATGAAGGCCGCTTCGACTTCCGAGGAGAGCTTGAGCGGAGCTGCCCCTTTCGGCGCGATCCGGTCCAGGAAGTGAAGGGCCAGAAGTGGAATGTCCTCCCTTCTCTCACGAAGAGAGGGAAGGGAAAGCGCGATGACATTCAGCCGGTAGTAGAGGTCGCTGCGGAATTCACCCTTCCGGATCTGCTCATCGAGGTCCCGGTTGGTCGCCGCGATGATCCGGACATCCACGGGGACGGCTTCCGTGGCGCCCACCGGAATCACTTCGCGCTCCTGGATCGCCCGCAGGAGCTTCACCTGGGTTTGAGGTGCCGTCTCGCCGATCTCATCGAGGAAAAAAGTCCCCCCCGCAGCGGCCACGAGGAGCCCGTCCTTGTCTTTCACCGCGCCGGTGAAGGACCCCTTCACGTGGCCGAAGAGCTCGCTATCCAGGAGACTTTCGGGAAGGGCCCCGCAGTTGATCGAAAAGAAGGGACCGTCGCTTCGCGAGGAGCGCGCGTGGAGGTACCGCGCGACGACCTCTTTTCCCGTTCCGCTCTCCCCCGTGATCAGGACGGTGGATTCCGTGGGTGCGACGGTATCGGCGAAGTCGAGAATTTCGACCCAGGCGCGGCTCGTTCCGACGGGACGCTCTCCGCGCCCTCGCCCGTGCCTGCGAATCTCCTGGCGAAGCTCGCGGTTCTCCGCCCGAAGCTCCTTCGCCTCCCCGGCGCGGCGGCAGATTGCCAGGAGCTCGTCGTTGGAGAAGGGCTTCTGGAGGTAATAATACGCCCCCTCGTTCACGGCGCGGACGGCGGACTGTAACGAGGCCTGCGCGGTCATGAGGACCACAGCCATCTCCGGGTCCACTTCGCGGGCCCGCGCCAGGACGTCGAGCCCGTTCGCCCCGGGCATCCGGATGTCGGAGACGACGATGTCCGGCTTCACCGCTTCGAGCTTTGCGAGTCCCTCCTTCCCACCGAGCGCGATGGAGACCTCATAGCCTTCGCCCTTGAAGAGGATCCCGAGCGACTCGAGGATGCCGGCTTCGTCGTCCACGAGCAGGATCTTCATCCGACCGCCCCCCCCTCCGTCGCGTTGGTACCCTCTCCTTCCTCACCGGGAAGATAAACGCTGAAATCGGCGCCGCCTCCCTCCCACCGCTCGACGAGGATGACCCCCCGGTGCGCCTCCACGGCCCGATGGACCACGGAGAGACCGAGGCCGCTCCCCCCCTCGCGGGTCGTGTAGAAGGGATCGAAGATCTTCCCGATATCGGATTCCGCGACCCCGGGTCCCGAATCCCGCACGCCGATCCGGACCGGATTCTGCACACTCACCCGCCCGTTCCCGGCGGCCCCCCGCAAGTCCTCCACCTCCACGCGCACCGTCCCGCCTTCCGGCGAAAACTGGACCGCGTTCAGGATGAGGTTGAAGAGGGCCCGGTGAAGGAGGTCCGCGTCGGCCGGAATGTGGAGGCCGGCCGGGAGAGGGGCCTGTTCGATCGCGATCCCCCTCTCCTCGGCGTGGGGATGACGCCGTACGACGGCCACGCATTCGCGAAGGAGCGCCTCGAGGGGGATCCGGGCCACCTTTCCGATCTGTACGCGCGAGAAGTCTATGAAATCCGAGAGGAGCCGGCTCAGGCGGTCGGACTCGCGGACGACCATCCGCGTCAGCGTCTCCCGGTCGGCATCCTCGAGCGCGGGTCGCGCGAACTGCTCCACCGCGCTGCGGATCGAAGCCAGCGGGTTCTTGATCTCGTGCGCCATCGCCGCGGAAAGCTCGGCCACGGCCTCGAGCCGCTGTGTCCTCCGGTTCAACGCCTCGAGCTTCTCCAGATCGGTGATGTCCTGGAAGATCGCCGTCACGCTCCGAAGCGATCCTTCATCACGACGAAGGGTGGTGCTCACGCCGAGGACGCGGCGTTGGGCGCGCGGGTAGGCGACGGCGGTCTGGCGGGCGAGTGTCACCTGGTCGGCAAGCGATTGCCGAAGCACCTTGACGAGATCGGGTGCGACACCCGCGATGACCGAAAGAACGGGAGCGCCCACCCACTGCCGGGCGTCCATGTCGAGGAGCCGCTCCGCCGCGGGATTCATGTAAACGAGGCGGCCCTGGTCGTCGAGGGTCACGATCCCCGTCGTGATCGTCTCGAGGATGTCCGTCGTGTCCACCCGGAGCCGGCGGAGCTCCGATTCGACCTCACCGAGCGCCATCCCCGCCGTTCGAAGGCGGTCGCCCAGGATCCCCGTCGCGATGGCGACCAGCGCGAACACACCGATCTGGAGGAGGACGCTTCCCGAGAGCGTCTCGGAGTGCCCCCAGAGGATGTCCGCGAAATACACGATTGCGGCGAGTGCCCCGATGAGGACCCCCCCGGGAAGGGGGAGGAGAAGGGCGCCCTCGCTGATGACGAGGATGTACAGCCAGGCGAAGGTGCTCTCTCCGCCGCCCGTCACATGGACGATTGCCGTCACCACCAGGATGTCGAGGAGGACCTGGCCGTAAAGAAAGTTCCTCCCGATGGGCCCCTTCCGGAAATGCGAATGCCAGAAGGACACGGCGGTCACGGTCACGGATGCGATGAAGAGCGTCGTGGCGATGAGGGTGACGGTCGGGTCCGCGCGGACCCAAACCCAGAGCGCCGCGAGGAGGAGAGCGGATACGAGAATCAGGCGGCCGAGGTAGAGCCAGCGAAGCAGGTCGGCGCGGGCGAAGGCCGCCGTCGGGTCCCACCCCTCTTTCCCGGTTGACCGGTTCAAGCTCATCAGCACCTCTCGCGGACGCCCGCCGGCTCGGTCAGCGCCTGGGCGCGCGGACCGCGCTCAGCTCGGTGACCAGATCCCGGATCCTCTGGATTTGTCCCTCGACGATATGGATCGCAGATGCCGTTTCCGATTCGGAATCCAGATCCGTCAGAACGAGCTGTGCCTCCGCGAGTGCCACGGTCAGCGCGTTGTTCATGTCGTGCCTGACCCGGGAGAGGAGGTCGAGCGCCCTCCGGAACGAGAGCGCCGCCGCTCCCCCCTCCCCCGCCTCCAGGCGATCGCCCAGCTCCTCGAGCGTGAGGGCGTACGCAGTCGAGAGGGGGAGGATGGTGGGCCCGCCCTCTGACTCGACGAGGAGGAGAGGAGCCCAGACTTCTCCCGCGCCGGCCAGGCGCCCCAGAAGCTCGACGATGGTGGAGGGGTCGAGGGCGGGCGGGAGGAGAATCCATCCCGGGGGGCGTCCTCCATCCTCTCCGGCCACGCCCAGGAGCTCCTCGACGGACCCAACCTGGACGAGTGGCCCGACCGGCGCGAGCCGGGCTCGGAGCCGGTCCGAGAGGGAACCCGGAGGCGCGAGGATGTACCGCGGGATCTGCTCGGACACCCTTCGGCCGCCTTTCCGTGGGTCGCCTGGTTCTACCTCGAGACCGGAACGTCCAGAACCTGTCCCGCGTAGATTCGGCTCGAGCCGATGCCGTTGGCTCGCCGGATCTCGTCCACCGTCGTGCCGACGCGGCTCGCGATGACCCAGAGAGAGTCACCCCGCTGCACGGTGTACCGCAAGATGTCGCCGACGGGCGCGGTAGTGGGGACCACCAGGGACTGCCCCGCGAGGATGCGGCTCCCGGTGAAGCCGTTTGCGGCGCGAAGCGAGTTCTCCGTCACGCTGTAGAGCCGCGCGATCGTCCAGAGAGACTCTCCGCGAGCCACGGTGTGCGTGATCGCCCGCCCCGCGTCTCCGCTCGCGACGGCCGCCACGACTTCGGTGACCGGTGCGCTCGACACCGACGCTGCCAGGACCGTTTCCGTCGCGTTCCCGGTGACCCTCGCGACGTAGCGGGCGTACGGCTGGGGATAGACCGCGATGTGGTAGTGCGGCGGACTCCTTTCGAGTGTGGCTTCGAGAACACCCTCGGCTTCTAGGGCGAGGAGCGTGGACTCCAGCCACTGGCGGCAGCGTCCAACGTTGCTGCGCCGAAGATCGACTGCCATCCCGGTGGGATGGACGGAACGGTCCGAGGCGTTGATCGGCTGGTTCGAGAGGGGACGGGATAGACTCGTGACGACAAGTTTCTCCCCGCAGGCCGAATGGTACTGCGCGGCGAGCCGCTCCACGAAGACCCTGACCTCAGGGCGCGCGTAAGGGAAGGAGACCTCGTGCAGCTCCATCTTCCCGGTCGGGCTCACTGGAACGAGATATCCGTCGTCCACGAAACTCCGCACCTGCTGGGGCGTGCGGAGGTAGCTGAAGTCGTGCGCCTGGGCCTGTAAGTTCTGCCGGTCGAGGGAGGCGGGGGATCCGCTGAGGGACTGTCCGGACAGGCTCCCGGAGGCCACGAGGGAGGCGACCAATGCGCCGAAGAGGATACGCGTCCGGGGAAACGAATGAAGACGGAGGGTCGCGGGCATCACGATCCGTGGAGTCGCTGGTCCACTCTCGGGCTTCGCCCAAACACAGGCTCCGCCGTTCGGCTCCTACCAATAAACAAATGATTCCATTCAGGCAAGGAGCGCGCGGTGAACCCGTGAAGGCGGAGCCCATCACTCCGTGCCGACTTTTTCCACTGGTGAGGGGATGCCTCCCGCCCACCTCACGTTAGAAGACCGGCGCCCGGGCCCCGGCCCGTCTCCAGACGATGTCCGGCTTCAGGATCCGCCTTTCGCCGCCTCGAAGTTGCGCGCCACGGCGTCCCAGTTCACCACGTTCCAGAAGGCCGCGAGATAGTCGGGCCGCCGATTCTGATACTTCAGGTAATAGGCATGCTCCCAGACATCCACGCCGAGAATCGGAGCGGAGCCCTGGCTGAGCGGTGAGTCCTGATTCGGCGTCGCCACCACATCGAGTTTCCCGGACCCGTTCACGACGAGCCACCCCCACCCCGACCCGAACTGTCCCGCCGCCGCCGCCGTCACCTTCTCCTTCAGGGTGTCCAGGGAGCCAAAGGCCCCGTCGATCGCCTTCGCGAGTGTGCCCGCGGGGGCCGCGGCGCCGCCTGGTGCCAAAATCTTCCAGAAGAGGCCGTGATTGTGAAACCCACCGCCATTGTTGCGGACCGCGGTGCGAATCGAGTCCGGAAGTGAGGCCAGATTGCGCAGGAGCTGCTCGGCCGAGTGGGAGTGGAGGTCCGGCTGGTCCTTGAGCGCGTTGTTCAGATTCGTGGTGTAGGCGTTGTGGTGCTTGCCGTGGTGGATCTCCATCGTACGCGCGTCAATGTGGGGTTCGAGCGCGTCGTAGGCATACCCGAGATCTGGGAGGACATGAGGAAAGGGCATCGGATCGATTCTCCGCTTGGTCGGTTTCGGTTTCAAAGCGTTCGGTAGAGGACCCCCGACCTACCGTGCCGTTCCCGGTGGCGGCGCTTGGAGTCGGTGGATCGGACCGCGCTCCGCCGCGCCGCGCCCCTCTTCCCGTCAGAAGCTCCCCCGTCTCCGTTCCTCCATCGCGCGGCGATGATCCGCCGCATTTTGGATCCAGGGCTTGGTCTCGAAATACCGGTCGGTCAACTCCTTCACCTTCGGCGTCAGAATGACGAGGGCGAGAAGGTTCGGAAGGATGACGATTCCGAGGAAGATGTCCCCGAGCACCCACGCCACCGAGAGCGGGACCACGGCCCCCACGAAGTGCATGATCACGAAGACGAGCTTGTACGGAAGGACAGCCTTCTCTCCAAAGAGATAAAACGCACAACGATCACCGTAGTAGCTCCATGCAATGGCGGTCGAGAGGGCGAAGAGCAGAACGGTGATGACGACGATGTATTGCCCCCAATTCCCCGGAAGCCCCCGCCGGAAGGCCACCATCGTGAGGGGTGCGCCGTTCTGTGCCGCACTTCCGAAGAGGGTGGTGTATTGGACGCCACTTTCGGAAAGGGCGGTGCGCGCCGCGGGGAAGATCGTGCCGGTGAAGAGCTGGGTCTGCGACGCGTCGGTATAAAGAGTGTCCACCGCCACGTCGTTCCAGGCGATGTGCATATCTCCGGCTCCCGTCGCAGTTGTGACTCCACCCGTCACCGCGATTTGCCCGGGAACCGTGGCCGCTGTCCCGAATGCCCCATCGGGGCCCTGGGCCACGTAGGATTGGGCGCCGCCTCCAAGGGTGATCTCCGTCGGGAAGCGGTCGTCCCACGCCGACGTCACGATGATCGCCAGCGCAGTCATCGTGCAGATCACGATCGTATCGATGAAAGGCTCAAGTAGGGCGACGACGCCCTCGGAGACAGGCTCGTCCGTTTTCGCCGCCGCGTGGGCGATCGGAGCGGACCCCTGGCCCGCCTCGTTCGAGAAAAGTCCTCGCCTCACCCCCCACATCATCGTGACGACGAAGGCGCCGACTCCGGAGCCGGCCACGCCCGCGGTGGGATTGAAGGCCTCGCGGAAGACGAGACCGATCGAGGGGATGATCTGGTCGTAGAAGCGGATCAGAATGACCATGGCGCCCGCCACGTAAAGCGCCGCCATGAAGGGGGCCAGGACGCCGGTCACCTTCCCGATCCGGGTGATCCCGCCGACGATGACCGCGGCAACCAGGAGGGCGGTGATGATCCCCGTGCTCCACACGGGGACACCGAACTCGCTCCGCATCACGTCCGCGACGGTGTTCGCCTGCGCCCCGTTGCCGGTGAAGAACGCCGTGATCCCGAGGAGCACGGCAAAGAGGACCGCGACCGGCTTCCACCGCTTCCCGAGCCCCCTCTCGATGTAGTACATGGGCCCCCCGGAAACTGTCCCCTCCCAGGCATGCGAGGAGTCCGGCTTTACGTCGCGATAGTGCTGGGCGAGCGTCACCTCCGCGAACTTGGTCGCCATTCCAAGCCCCGCGGTGACCCA is part of the Gemmatimonadota bacterium genome and encodes:
- a CDS encoding sigma-54 dependent transcriptional regulator yields the protein MKILLVDDEAGILESLGILFKGEGYEVSIALGGKEGLAKLEAVKPDIVVSDIRMPGANGLDVLARAREVDPEMAVVLMTAQASLQSAVRAVNEGAYYYLQKPFSNDELLAICRRAGEAKELRAENRELRQEIRRHGRGRGERPVGTSRAWVEILDFADTVAPTESTVLITGESGTGKEVVARYLHARSSRSDGPFFSINCGALPESLLDSELFGHVKGSFTGAVKDKDGLLVAAAGGTFFLDEIGETAPQTQVKLLRAIQEREVIPVGATEAVPVDVRIIAATNRDLDEQIRKGEFRSDLYYRLNVIALSLPSLRERREDIPLLALHFLDRIAPKGAAPLKLSSEVEAAFMNYDWPGNVRELENAIERAAVLSAGPGIELATLPERIGRPPPPRLVDSEPPANPTMEVIERAYIQWVLQAEEGNKTRAAEVLGIDPSTLYRKISRYGLDES
- a CDS encoding superoxide dismutase, coding for MPFPHVLPDLGYAYDALEPHIDARTMEIHHGKHHNAYTTNLNNALKDQPDLHSHSAEQLLRNLASLPDSIRTAVRNNGGGFHNHGLFWKILAPGGAAAPAGTLAKAIDGAFGSLDTLKEKVTAAAAGQFGSGWGWLVVNGSGKLDVVATPNQDSPLSQGSAPILGVDVWEHAYYLKYQNRRPDYLAAFWNVVNWDAVARNFEAAKGGS
- a CDS encoding ATP-binding protein; translated protein: MSLNRSTGKEGWDPTAAFARADLLRWLYLGRLILVSALLLAALWVWVRADPTVTLIATTLFIASVTVTAVSFWHSHFRKGPIGRNFLYGQVLLDILVVTAIVHVTGGGESTFAWLYILVISEGALLLPLPGGVLIGALAAIVYFADILWGHSETLSGSVLLQIGVFALVAIATGILGDRLRTAGMALGEVESELRRLRVDTTDILETITTGIVTLDDQGRLVYMNPAAERLLDMDARQWVGAPVLSVIAGVAPDLVKVLRQSLADQVTLARQTAVAYPRAQRRVLGVSTTLRRDEGSLRSVTAIFQDITDLEKLEALNRRTQRLEAVAELSAAMAHEIKNPLASIRSAVEQFARPALEDADRETLTRMVVRESDRLSRLLSDFIDFSRVQIGKVARIPLEALLRECVAVVRRHPHAEERGIAIEQAPLPAGLHIPADADLLHRALFNLILNAVQFSPEGGTVRVEVEDLRGAAGNGRVSVQNPVRIGVRDSGPGVAESDIGKIFDPFYTTREGGSGLGLSVVHRAVEAHRGVILVERWEGGGADFSVYLPGEEGEGTNATEGGAVG
- a CDS encoding DUF5715 family protein translates to MPATLRLHSFPRTRILFGALVASLVASGSLSGQSLSGSPASLDRQNLQAQAHDFSYLRTPQQVRSFVDDGYLVPVSPTGKMELHEVSFPYARPEVRVFVERLAAQYHSACGEKLVVTSLSRPLSNQPINASDRSVHPTGMAVDLRRSNVGRCRQWLESTLLALEAEGVLEATLERSPPHYHIAVYPQPYARYVARVTGNATETVLAASVSSAPVTEVVAAVASGDAGRAITHTVARGESLWTIARLYSVTENSLRAANGFTGSRILAGQSLVVPTTAPVGDILRYTVQRGDSLWVIASRVGTTVDEIRRANGIGSSRIYAGQVLDVPVSR
- a CDS encoding glycosyltransferase family 2 protein gives rise to the protein MSPASGLPWDRVRLSVVVPVYNEVHTVEALLKRVREVPLNIEIVAVDDGSTDGTTEILSRLEKEGVVDDLLLHVRNRGKGAALQSGFARATGDVVVVQDSDLEYDPMEFPALLTPILQGWADAVYGSRFLGGPRRVHLFSHRLGNVIVTFLSNLLTDLDLSDMETCYKVIRRDLLVTLPLTRDRFGIEPELTARLSQAGARIYEVPVSYRGRSYDEGKKIGWRDGIAAIWHILRCNLLPPRAPKWTRPTMDPWSG
- a CDS encoding prepilin-type N-terminal cleavage/methylation domain-containing protein, whose amino-acid sequence is MNKKGFTLIELLIVVVIIGILAAIAIPRFGAARERAYVSAMQSDLNQLRTAQEMYYPENTYTYASDIANIADLTATDGVTLVINTGDGDGWTATATHTSTAVVCTYDSTVGTIDCA
- a CDS encoding sodium:alanine symporter family protein, encoding MDQIERIVGIVEGWVWGSGISVGGETIPFVVILLLGAGVYFTIRLGFIQVRRLGHGFAVATGRYDDPNEPGDVTHFQALSTALSATVGIGNIAGVAIALHWGGPGALFWMWVTAGLGMATKFAEVTLAQHYRDVKPDSSHAWEGTVSGGPMYYIERGLGKRWKPVAVLFAVLLGITAFFTGNGAQANTVADVMRSEFGVPVWSTGIITALLVAAVIVGGITRIGKVTGVLAPFMAALYVAGAMVILIRFYDQIIPSIGLVFREAFNPTAGVAGSGVGAFVVTMMWGVRRGLFSNEAGQGSAPIAHAAAKTDEPVSEGVVALLEPFIDTIVICTMTALAIIVTSAWDDRFPTEITLGGGAQSYVAQGPDGAFGTAATVPGQIAVTGGVTTATGAGDMHIAWNDVAVDTLYTDASQTQLFTGTIFPAARTALSESGVQYTTLFGSAAQNGAPLTMVAFRRGLPGNWGQYIVVITVLLFALSTAIAWSYYGDRCAFYLFGEKAVLPYKLVFVIMHFVGAVVPLSVAWVLGDIFLGIVILPNLLALVILTPKVKELTDRYFETKPWIQNAADHRRAMEERRRGSF